From one Lycium ferocissimum isolate CSIRO_LF1 chromosome 7, AGI_CSIRO_Lferr_CH_V1, whole genome shotgun sequence genomic stretch:
- the LOC132062271 gene encoding wall-associated receptor kinase 2-like: MAPNYVMMVVLDLITLTVIICSSLSFGAMLPRIAKPNCNGSCGNISIPFPFGMTQDCFLERQFLVTCNYSFQPPKLFLWNTTIEITSISLAGQLKVLQFISRDCYHDGIRAHRNTPWITLESLFTVNSIANKFIAVGYDTYAIVQGYYRRYNSSISHSYVTGCMSMCNSIEDVANGGECSGVGCCQTSIPKGAWNVTVALSSYNNYTRVTGSPSNSCSYAFVVEEAAFSFSKNYLSSLQNKKELPLVLDWAIGQETCEMAKKNSTAYACKSNNSDCHDNSNGYRCSCMQGYDGDPYLEDGCQDIDECIDRNQIIGVLKMPFARIRRELYMHVPSSFGGDGTECNHDNPQRKVRDNLAIGVTVGVAFLVLIVCGCSYTGFQRRKMLMMKKKFFQENGGLVLQQRLTGQEGSSNNTTKIFTAEELERATNDFDKDRVIGQGGFGTVYKGYLKDNRIVAIKKSKVIDRNQIEQFINEVIVLSQINHRNVVKLLGCCLETEVPLLVYEFINNGTLSEQLHDKVKASTLSLDIRLRVATETAGVLCYLHSAAYPPIIHRDIKSVNILLDKSYTAKVSDFGASRLVPADQTELSTLVQGTLGYLDPEYLQTNQLTEKSDVYSFGVVLAELLTGRKAVCFDRPEEERSLANYFTSSVEKDHLFDILDDNIVCDERNRGQLKSVAMLAQRCLNVKGDDRPTMKEVAAELEGGSRLKHSWAQTDQNSEEIESLLQGTEPLGFGYEYSEQSIHIDSITNHITLPRPGGR; this comes from the exons ATGGCTCCTAATTATGTGATGATGGTAGTACTTGATCTGATAACGTTAACGGTGATAATTTGCTCTTCACTATCTTTTGGTGCCATGCTACCAAGAATAGCCAAACCTAACTGTAATGGAAGTTGTGGCAATATCAGCATCCCTTTCCCGTTTGGGATGACCCAAGATTGCTTTCTAGAGCGTCAATTTCTTGTCACTTGTAATTACTCCTTTCAACCTCCCAAGCTTTTTCTATGGAATACCACTATTGAAATCACAAGCATATCTCTGGCTGGGCAACTTAAGGTCTTACAGTTTATATCAAGAGATTGTTATCATGATGGGATAAGGGCGCACAGAAACACACCATGGATAACATTAGAATCATTGTTCACTGTGAACTCCATCGCAAATAAGTTCATCGCAGTTGGCTATGACACTTATGCCATTGTTCAGGGTTATTATAGGAGGTATAATTCTAGCATCAGTCATTCCTACGTAACAGGATGCATGTCCATGTGCAATAGTATTGAGGATGTTGCTAATGGCGGTGAGTGCTCTGGGGTTGGTTGCTGCCAGACATCCATCCCTAAGGGAGCATGGAATGTCACCGTAGCACTAAGCAGCTATAATAATTATACTCGTGTGACAGGCAGCCCTAGTAATAGTTGCAGCTATGCTTTTGTAGTCGAAGAAGCTGCTTTTAGCTTTTCTAAGAATTACCTCAGTAGTTTGCAGAACAAAAAGGAGCTTCCTCTTGTACTAGATTGGGCAATTGGTCAAGAAACATGTGAAATGGCTAAGAAAAACTCGACAGCATATGCGtgtaagagtaacaacagtgaTTGTCATGATAATTCAAACGGATATCGATGTTCCTGCATGCAAGGATATGATGGGGATCCATACTTGGAAGATGGTTgccaag ATATCGACGAATGTATAGATCGAAACCAAATTATAGGTGTGCTAAAAATGCCATTTGCAAGAATACGAAGGGAACTATACATGCACGTGCCCTCCAGTTTCGGTGGTGATGGTACTGAATGCAATCATGACAATCCTCAGAGAAAAGTTCGTGATAATCTTGCTATAg GTGTCACAGTAGGGGTTGCTTTTCTGGTTCTTATAGTTTGTGGTTGTTCATACACTGGATTCCAAAGGAGaaagatgttaatgatgaagaagaagttttTCCAAGAAAATGGTGGATTAGTTCTACAGCAACGACTCACAGGGCAAGAGGGATCAAGTAATAATACAACAAAGATTTTCACAGCCGAAGAGCTAGAAAGGGCAACTAATGACTTCGACAAAGATAGAGTTATTGGTCAAGGAGGTTTTGGAACTGTGTACAAAGGATATCTGAAAGACAATCGCATCGTTGCCATCAAGAAGTCTAAAGTAATTGATCGCAATCAGATTGAACAATTCATAAATGAAGTCATTGTCCTCTCCCAAATCAACCATAGAAATGTGGTTAAGCTCTTAGGTTGTTGCCTAGAGACAGAAGTTCCACTATTGGTTTATGAGTTCATCAACAATGGAACACTTTCTGAACAATTACACGATAAAGTAAAGGCCTCTACTCTTTCTTTGGACATTCGTCTGAGAGTTGCTACAGAAACTGCTGGAGTACTTTGTTACTTGCACTCAGCCGCTTACCCTCCTATCATCCATAGAGATATCAAGTCTGTCAACATTCTTTTAGACAAATCCTACACAGCCAAAGTGTCCGATTTTGGAGCATCCAGGTTGGTTCCTGCTGATCAGACAGAGTTATCTACATTGGTTCAAGGAACTCTAGGATATCTAGATCCTGAATATTTGCAAACAAATCAACTAACTGAAAAAAGTGATGTATACAGTTTCGGAGTAGTGCTTGCAGAGCTCCTAACTGGTAGAAAAGCTGTATGTTTTGATAGACCAGAGGAAGAGAGAAGCCTAGCTAACTATTTCACATCTTCAGTGGAGAAGGATCATTTGTTTGATATTCTAGACGACAATATAGTCTGTGATGAGCGAAATAGAGGGCAACTGAAAAGTGTTGCGATGCTTGCACAGAGGTGCTTAAATGTTAAAGGGGATGATAGACCCACAATGAAGGAAGTTGCAGCAGAATTGGAAGGTGGATCGAGATTGAAGCACTCGTGGGCTCAAACTGATCAAAATTCGGAGGAGATAGAGTCCTTACTGCAGGGTACTGAGCCATTGGGATTTGGATATGAATATAGCGAACAGAGTATTCATATTGATAGCATAACGAACCATATAACTTTACCACGTCCTGGAGGAAGGTGA
- the LOC132065444 gene encoding uncharacterized protein LOC132065444: protein MSETPFYPREKLAEKQKYFQSVHKYTHLKGPVDKITSVAIPLALATTSIFMIGRGIYNMSHGIGKKE from the exons ATGTCAGAAACACCCTTCTATCCCCGAGAAAAGCTTGCTGAGAAGCAAAAGTATTTCCAGAGTGTTCACAAGTATACACACCTGAAAGGTCCCGTAGACAAAATTACCTCAGTTGCCATTCCACTTGCTTTGGCAACTACATCCATCTTCATGATT GGAAGGGGGATCTACAATATGTCCCATGGCATTGGCAAGAAGGAATAA